The following DNA comes from Hordeum vulgare subsp. vulgare chromosome 3H, MorexV3_pseudomolecules_assembly, whole genome shotgun sequence.
TCTGCGTCTTGTTTTCAGGTAGCTAATGTAGTCAAGCATGTTACGCTGAAGAGTGCTAAACTGTGTGTTATTCTATTTTACGGTGCTAACTGCTCGATTGAATCAAATTGTTTTAGGATGGGCAAGAAGAAAGTTGCAGATGATGAGAGTGATAGTGACAGTGACAGTGATGTGGATGGTAATGAGGGTGCGGATGCAAAACCCGTAGCTCTTGATCATGGGAATTGCTCAAATGGATCCAACGAAAGTGAGGAGGAGAAGATTGATCTGGCTTCAGTTTCTGGGTCACATTCAGAAGGAGAGTCCTCCGGTGAGAAGTCCCAGAGCAGTGATTCAGAGAAAAATGGAAATGCTCTTCAGGAATCCATGGAAGTAAAGATTAGTTCAGGATGTGATTTTGAGTCGGGGAGTAGTTTGGAGTGTGAGGGGGGGATGGCGGTTCAGCCTGCTCCCGTAAACACTTCTGAAAATGGAACTTCTGAGAATGGTAAGAGTACTCTTTCAGAAGAAGTTCTGAAATCAGATGCTCCTGAGAGCACTTTTGGAAATGGTACTTCTGAGGGTAAGAATACTCTTTCAGAGGAAGTTCTGAAATCGGATGATAAAACCGATGTGGATAACACCGGTTCAGCTACATCATCACTCCTTAATGACCCTGTTGTGCCTCAAGTAGAAGAATCTGCTGATGTAAATAACGAATCTCTACTTTCAGAGGAGCCTGTGGACCTGGCAACATTCAGTTCAGCAGCAGAATTGGAGGTATGTCGTGTTTTTAACCCCTCCGTGTACATATTTATCATCACAGTTACATAGTAACACTGTGCCAGACATATTGATAGGTAGTAGTGATTTTGTCATAAATAAAAGGAGACGTTGCCCTAGGCAGCTGGATTCTCGTGGAAATTCAGTAAATTGACAATAAGCCATCTGCTAGTACCTATTAGTGGCGATATAGCACAATTTGTATACGCATGTCATACTATCACAATGACAGCACAAGTTACATAAACCGGAGTTTTAAAGATTAAGTTACTTTCAGCCCATCCAAATAGCGTTCATGGTTTTAATCACATAGTTTGTTCTATGATACTCAACAAGTTCATGTTCCCCCTCCGAAATACTAGCTCATCCTATTTTATGCCCAATTTATCTTTACATGAGGTGCTGAATGGGAATTGTGAAAAAAAAGTGCATAATCAGCTGGCGCAGAAGCTCAtacatattatttttattttactcCACATGCCTAATCAGCTCGTGTAGAACTGGCATTTTCATTGAGTTGACTCCACCTGCGATAACAGTTGACTTACAATCAACGAGGTACTATAGCTGGTGTATTGTAGTTGTGGGCCCTTAGGACAGCAGGAGTTGCCTCTTCCCTCTTGTCTGCGCCAGTATTGATGTATTTGTTTAGTAAATTAATATTAGAAATTTTGACTTGGTAATTCTAAGTAATGATCAAAATAGTTTTACTTTTCTTTAGATTGAATTTTAGAGCCTAGGAGTCTTTGGTGACAAGTTgggtaatttctataaaatagtcTATGCATGCCATTGTATAACTTACTAGTTCAAGCAATAATATGTCTGTCTACTATCAGAATTCTTCTCTGCCATCTATGTTTGGAAGTCTTTAGGTGACAAGTTGAGTCATCTCTGTACTAGTCTGCTCATTGCATAGCTTCGGAGATCAAGCACTAAAAATAATCAGTCTTTTTATCATTGAAATTCTTCTCTCTCATCTATAGTGAATTTCTCCCTATTCTAGTATCTCGTATCCTTCAAGCTGTGTGCCACCCCCGCCCTCTATCATTTAACAAGTTATGAACTGTGGTTCATGACAAGACATATCCAGCTCCACACTACTTTGGTCTGGGTTCTTTGTTCTAATGTCCTCCTTATGTTCAGTATGCCGTCCATTCCAAATTTCCTGAAGTTCTAGCTTTGTCCTAAGTCAAACTTCTTTATGATTGATTAGGTCTATAGAAaaaatatactcccttcgttcctaaatataagtcttttaagagattctaCTAAGGATTACATATGGAGCAACATGagtgaatttatactctaaagtatgtctatatacatccgtatatactccctctgtaccataatatttgtcgttggagagaactagtctagttctccccaacaacaagtatttaggaacagaggaagtAGTTCATAAtggaatctcttaaaagacttatatttaggaacgaagggagtatcaaGATAACAACACCAAATTAGTGTTCCAGTAAATTCATCATAAAGTACACTTCCATACTTTAAATGTTTGATGTGTTGTACTCCCTCCGCTCCTAAATATAACCCCTTTTAGGGATTCCAcaatatgaactacatacggagcaaaatgagtgaatctacactctaaaatatgtctatatacatccatgtgTAGTtcgtattgaaatctctaaaaagactagaGTATTTAGAAATGGATCGAGTACATATTAGCACATTTttctataaacttggtcaaaTATAGTGAAGTTTGAGTTAAGACAAAGCGAGAAATTCAAATACGGAGTAATTTGGAACAGAGGGTGTATGTAAAATCTATTTGCCATCTTCTGTTAAATCTCATTTTTGTCTAATAGATTCCAATATGCACATTTTTGATTGTTTTTACACGCTTCACTGTAGAACTCTTTATATGTGTGTTGAAGTTTGAAGTATCTCTGACACATCATGTTGCTCATAAACTCTGTTGTCATCCAGGCACTTGGCATGGAGAAGCTAAAGCTGGAGCTCCAGACTCGTGGATTAAAATGCGGTGGCACTTTGAAAGAGCGCGCTGCCAGACTGTTCCTTCTGAAAACAACTCCACTGGATAAACTACCAAAGAAGCTGCTCGCGAAACCCAACTCCGGAGGGAAGTGAGATGTAATACTATTCTGTGAAAAAATTACGATGGCAAGTTCATCTGCAATACTGTACTTGTTGTAATGTGATCAGAAACCTTTCGCCTTGGCACTGAAAATTAATGAGATCTCTGTATGTATTATGTGGCCCTTCGCTGCTGCTCGATTTTATATTGTATTGCTGGAGATGCCTCCGCCGACCCGGTAAGCTTGTACATTCACATATCCTGAGGGTAAACAGGTACTGGCGCCATTATTACACTATAAGGGCGCATTTGGAATCCATGTATTTCTATTGGCCGCTGGCTAATTTAGCTCTGGAAATAAAACGACCGACGGAGACGTGTATTTATTTACAAGCGTATTCAATAAAAAACGACATtagcatcatcttcatcaaaggcTTAACCTTCATCACCCATATTATTTACATCAAGTGTATTTGACCGACGTTGGTTAATCAGAGGCTTAACGGTGATGTTGGAGGCGTTTTCTAAAAAGTTTACATAATCTTCATCATCAGGTTAGAAGACAGTAACACTTTAGTAGTTCCAGAAAGCCCTTGCATATGAATTTGGTCGAACTAGCATCTAAACCatgcacattagccaaaactcatgCAAACCTTTAAGATGTGCAAGCGAAATATTGTTTTTAACAATAATAGCAAAAGagtccatgcgttgcaacgggagaaagaaataccacacggcgcacgcttttaatttataaaaaatgtctataatttgagaatttatagttaccatacaaataaagatggtcttatcctataaAAAtgtagttcaaaatttcacaggtcttctattttaacacggcttgcatgtagatttaatatgtacaaagaatcagtcaagtgatcttcaatttcatctctaatcctgattttgttgacatgttcatccccaacccggatgagtaccggtatgaaagaaagacaaaTAATGACttattattaagattgcaccctagatagtatttttattaaacgtttaacagataaaataatatcatatttaaattctacatatttttctaatcaaattccatgtataatatgttaaatttagagttacggtttaaaagatatgagtatttaaaaaaatatttaatatatactacaagtttaatgtcataaacagtaagggcttttttgtaatatcacctcggtgggttttccgacggaagcgatagcctctttattattaggtaaagataaacCTATGATATGCAAAGAAGTGTTGATGAGCTTTGAAATTGGCTAAATGttgttagagtatatataatatagtcatgtacccttttgtacttATTCCATTGTATAAGAGGTTTTCTGCATATATTCCACACCTTATgagaatacaagttgcatatttctaacatggtatcagagtCTAGGTTTTTTTAGCATCATCTCCCACGTTTTCATCACCTAACATGTCATCGGATTCTACACCTTCTTCTCCGTGACTTCTTCGTCTTCACCCCCTGATTCTACCTTGGCGATTCCTTCTTGTATTCTTTCAtattttcctcagtgttacactctcGTTCACGTCATGTGGATGCCTCTGCGGATGTGTCATcctcctcgtctcagcctacctatggcttgcgttctcgtcctcgttCGCGTGTTGATCTCTTAGGATTTCCCGccgctggtgctgctgttcttgagccgacttcttatcgtgaggctgttgttcatcctaaatgacagtttgcgatggcagaggagattcaTGCTTTTGAACGCACTGGTACATGTGATCTTGTTTCTCTTCCTCCCggtgtccgtcccatcacttgtaagtgggtctacgagGTTAAGGCTCGCTCCGATGGTTCACTTGAGTGTTACAAAGCTCGTCCTATGGCTCGTGGCTTTCTGCAGGAGTATGGTCGTGATTACGATGAGACTTGTGCTCttgtggcccatatgaccactattcatacacttcttgtcgtggcctctacacgccactggtctGTATCTCAGCTTCATGTTAAGAAtgtctttcttaatggtgagctacctgaggaggtgtacatgcggccaccacctgggtattctgttcctgatggcatggtatgtcgtcttcgtcgctctctctatggccttaagcaagccccccgtgcctggtttgagcgttttgcctatctggtggctgccgctggtttttcagcaAGTGCTCATGATCCAGCGCTGTTTGTCCATCTTTCTTCtcatggtcggactcttcttcttcttctctatgttcatgacatgatcatcactggtgatgaccctgagtatattgcctttgtaaaggcccgtcttagtgagcagtttcgTATGtccgatcttggacctcttcgctactttcttgggattgaagtctcttctacctctgatggcttttttatatcccggtaaaagtatatccaggatcttcttgctcgtgctgctcttactgacgagcgcattgttgagactcccatggatctcaatgttcacctccgtgATACCGATGGTGACCCCCTGCCCGACTCGACGccttatcgtcatcttgttggcagtcttgtctatctagtTGTCACTcatccggatatctcttatccggttcatattctgagttaGTTTGTCTCCGCTCCCatctcggttcactatagtcactgatacgtctcaaacgtatctataatttttgatggtttcacgctgttatcttgccttctttgtatgttttatgtacctttttatatctttttgggactaacttattaattcagtgtcaagtgccagttcctgttttttccgtgtttttgactcttttcagatctgattttgaaacggagtccaaacggaataaaaaccccgaaatgattttttcctgaacgaaagaagaccagggagcctttgggccaagccaggtgtgtaacgaccaagatgcggtcctttccgatccggGGATCGAGTCCCCGATTTGGAAAGGAGTGCATCTAAGCGTCTCACAAACAAGGTAACAACGCACATACATAACAATAAAGAATGACaaccaggggttcaattgccattACATAAtatatatatcagagtacatcacgcatacaaccaaagtagttccgctatggactacaaacatgagaaaatgctatgctaccctgcctgctggcccatgatcacgaccacgcctcaatcgtcTGGATagctcacgtacaggcggtctgtctcctcatcgtactgccacgccagctgcgtgccgtcgggatcacctgtttctggggtacctgaacctgtggggttgtgaaggaatctgtgagccacggggactcagcaatctatgacctcggtgccagaactaatcaagttattaggtaggaaaaGGTGAAGTGTttgaggttgcagcatcctaagcttgatttggtggctatcttacgtagaatatatatgaaggtggactatactagcggtcgtgaaaacttgatcactaagtggtcctgaacacctacctacgtcaatcataaccccaccatgttcccgatcgaagagagatcttcgaggggacagacacggttacgcacacagttggcaattttattagattatgtttaagttatctaataccggatgttaacaaaatattccaagttgcctcataaccgcgggcacggcttttcgaaatattaaaccctgcaggggtgctccaactagtccatcacaaacgtacacgggccgcaaagtaatcctatatcacgaatctcgtgatctcgtcggattccttagaggaaaacctcaactctgggaagaaccaaagcttcaccgggattcctatacgcaagatatatcactaaggtaagacagggctagcaggacctcccgacgtgtcgacgaccctgataagagccgcgtatctcagtctcaggacacgccggataagcgaagcgtacagtggccagagaaatctcccgagttgccccgggatggccccgcacggtgctctagtttggaccaacactcatgaggagcactggcccgggttgttgattaaagatcctcggggtgatcattccctatgcagattattaagtgattagcaaattaacaccaatgttgggtcctgccggacaagtcttatcactaagcgatttatcgagggggtccccataacaaccccgaacgtgttaggagcgatcattatggaatcaaacaccggtaaccggtaactaaggcggcaataacggaacaaagcacccggcaaaaggctaggccttccgtcatttaccaagtatataggtgcattaattaaataacaacatTTAAGATAataatatcaagctcatgttaacacatgagtcaaagcacctgcatctagcaacgctaacattagtagatgagcaaagcctacttagccattcaagtttgctaggaaggaatcagtgtttgggttcatggcatatcaagaggcaatttaattcagtggtaggcagcgagcaatatgacatggaaacgcaatctagcataacaagtctagagatggaatcaaggtcatatcatcttgcctgtgatatcctcagcttggaatggttcttgatcgtcctgcacgtactctcctgactccacgtattcgttctccgatcccggtgctacccaacataagaataacatccaatgaacaacagcacctcaagatgcaacaagcacatgatgcatgagatgaaaaatgagcatgcatcactatttctatcact
Coding sequences within:
- the LOC123444120 gene encoding replication stress response regulator SDE2, with translation MAEVSRYQILVRLLDGRTHCLRFSTPTVSGAALLDAVSALSRVPAVSLRLVTGRLDISPSSVLASFPDGQFPSASALLRLRGGKGGFGSLLRGAASKAGQKKTSNFDACRDINGRRLRHVNAERRLEEWRAEAADRQLEKLAEDFLKKKAKESGRGGGRPAEVDKYLEKYRKDAESCVNAVEESVRASLGKRKAVPKPRDAKKLKIWMGKKKVADDESDSDSDSDVDGNEGADAKPVALDHGNCSNGSNESEEEKIDLASVSGSHSEGESSGEKSQSSDSEKNGNALQESMEVKISSGCDFESGSSLECEGGMAVQPAPVNTSENGTSENGKSTLSEEVLKSDAPESTFGNGTSEGKNTLSEEVLKSDDKTDVDNTGSATSSLLNDPVVPQVEESADVNNESLLSEEPVDLATFSSAAELEALGMEKLKLELQTRGLKCGGTLKERAARLFLLKTTPLDKLPKKLLAKPNSGGK